From Kryptolebias marmoratus isolate JLee-2015 linkage group LG15, ASM164957v2, whole genome shotgun sequence, a single genomic window includes:
- the LOC108240276 gene encoding protein mono-ADP-ribosyltransferase PARP6 isoform X1: MDIKGQCWTDEESDGENEPEQFLYGIQCCLLQGSCAADLYRHPQLDADIEAVKDIYTDSAISVREYGTIDDVDIDLHINIGFLDEEVATAWKVIRTEPIILRLRFSLSQYLDGPEPSVEVFQPSNKEGFSLGLQLKKILSTFTSQQWKHLSNEFLKAQQEKRHSWFKAGGTIKKFRAGLSIFSPIPKSPSFPLIQDTVLKGKLSVPELRVTRLMNRSISCTMKNPKGELFSYPPNSQTVAVPAARAPAQITTRQLIELFFSSQAGGHCKNIPTLEYGFLVQIMKYSEQRIPTLNEYCVVCDEQHVFQNGSMLKPAVCTRELCVFSFYTLGVMSGAAEEVATGAEVVDLLVAMCRAALESPRKSIIFEPYPSVVDPNDPKTLAFNPKKKNYERLQKALDSVMSIREMTQGSYLEIKKQMDKLDPLAHPLLQWIISSNRSHIVKLPLSRQLKFMHTSHQFLLLSSPPAKEARFRTAKKLYGSTFAFHGSHIENWHSVLRNGLVNASYTKLQLHGAAYGKGIYLSPISSISFGYSGMGKGQHRMPTKDELVQRYNRMNTIPQSRPIQSRFLQSRNLNCIALCEVITSKDLQKHGNIWVCPVSDHVCTRFFFVYEDGQVGDANINTQEPKVQKEIMRVIGTQIYSS, from the exons ATG GACATCAAAGGACAGTGTTGGACGGACGAGGAGTCGGATGGGGAGAACGAACCTGAACAGTTCCTTTATGGAATTCAG TGCTGCTTGTTGCAGGGGAGCTGTGCTGCTGACCTGTACCGCCACCCTCAGCTAGATGCAGACATAGAGGCGGTGAAAGACATCTACACTGACAGTGCTATCTCTGTCAG GGAGTACGGAACCATCGATGATGTGGACATCGATCTTCATATTAACATCGGCTTCTTAGAC GAGGAGGTTGCGACAGCTTGGAAAGTTATCCGAACGGAGCCCATTATCCTGAGATTGCgcttttctctttctcagtACCTCGACGGACCTG agcCGTCAGTAGAAGTTTTCCAGCCTTCAAATAAAGAGGGATTCAGTCTAGGCCTGCAACTCAAAAA GATCCTGAGCACATTCACCTCTCAGCAGTGGAAGCACCTCAGTAATGAGTTCCTCAAGGCCCAGCAGGAAAAGAGGCATAGCTGGTTCAAAGCTGGAGGAACCATCAAGAAGTTCCGCGCTGGGCTCAGCATCTTTTCCCCCATTCCCAA GTCTCCAAGTTTCCCTCTGATCCAAGACACAGTTCTAAAAGGGAAGCTGAGCGTTCCTGAGCTGAGAGTGACCCGCCTGATGAACCGCTCCATCTCCTGTACAATGAAGAACCCCAAAGGAGAGCTCTTCAGCTATCCACCGAATAGCCAG ACTGTGGCTGTCCCGGCGGCCAGGGCCCCAGCGCAGATTACCACGAGGCAGCTGATTGAATTGTTTTTCTCATCCCAGGCGGGCGGCCACTGCAAGAACATCCCCACACTGGAGTATGGCTTCTTAGTGCAG ATAATGAAGTACTCAGAGCAGAGGATCCCCACGCTTAATGAGTACTGCGTGGTCTGTGACGAACAGCACGTCTTTCAGAACGGATCCATGCTGAAG CCCGCTGTGTGCACCAgggagctgtgtgtgttttccttctACACTCTGGGTGTGATGTCCGGAGCTGCGGAGGAAGTGGCCACAGGAGCGGAG GTGGTGGACCTACTTGTGGCGATGTGTCGAGCTGCACTCGAGTCTCCCCGTAAGAGCATCATCTTTGAGCCATACCCATCAGTCGTTGATCCAAATGATCCCAAGACTCTCGCATTCAACCCAAAG AAGAAGAATTATGAAAGACTGCAGAAAGCATTGGATAGCGTCATGTCCATCCGTGAAATGACACAG ggcTCCTATCTTGAGATCAAGAAACAGATGGACAAACTGGACCCTTTGGCCCATCCGTTGCTACAATG gatCATTTCCAGTAACAGGTCTCATATTGTCAAGCTGCCTCTCAGCAGG CAACTGAAGTTCATGCACACGTCCCACCAGTTCCTGTTGCTCAGCAGCCCCCCAGCTAAAGAGGCTCGCTTTCGCACTGCCAAGAAGCTCTACGGCAGCACTTTCGCCTTCCA tggTTCCCATATAGAGAACTGGCACTCTGTTCTGAGGAATGGACTGGTCAATGCCTCCTACACCAAACTGCAA CTGCACGGGGCAGCGTACGGAAAGGGTATCTATCTGAGCCCCATCTCCAGCATATCTTTTGGATACTCAG GAATGGGGAAAGGACAGCATCGCATGCCCACCAAAGACGAGCTAGTGCAACGTTACAACCGCATGAACACCATACCGCAG AGTCGTCCAATACAATCAAGGTTTCTTCAAAGTCGAAACTTGAACTGCATCGCCCTTTGTGAAG ttattacaTCTAAAGACCTGCAGAAACATGGTAACATTTGGGTGTGCCCAGTGTCCGATCACGTCTGCACTCGCTTCTTTTTCGT GTACGAGGATGGCCAAGTAGGAGATGCTAACATCAACACCCAGGAGCCCAAGGTGCAGAAGGAGATAATGCGAGTGATTGGGACGCAGATCTACTCCAGCTAA
- the LOC108240276 gene encoding protein mono-ADP-ribosyltransferase PARP6 isoform X2: protein MDIKGQCWTDEESDGENEPEQFLYGIQGSCAADLYRHPQLDADIEAVKDIYTDSAISVREYGTIDDVDIDLHINIGFLDEEVATAWKVIRTEPIILRLRFSLSQYLDGPEPSVEVFQPSNKEGFSLGLQLKKILSTFTSQQWKHLSNEFLKAQQEKRHSWFKAGGTIKKFRAGLSIFSPIPKSPSFPLIQDTVLKGKLSVPELRVTRLMNRSISCTMKNPKGELFSYPPNSQAGGHCKNIPTLEYGFLVQIMKYSEQRIPTLNEYCVVCDEQHVFQNGSMLKPAVCTRELCVFSFYTLGVMSGAAEEVATGAEVVDLLVAMCRAALESPRKSIIFEPYPSVVDPNDPKTLAFNPKKKNYERLQKALDSVMSIREMTQGSYLEIKKQMDKLDPLAHPLLQWIISSNRSHIVKLPLSRQLKFMHTSHQFLLLSSPPAKEARFRTAKKLYGSTFAFHGSHIENWHSVLRNGLVNASYTKLQLHGAAYGKGIYLSPISSISFGYSGMGKGQHRMPTKDELVQRYNRMNTIPQSRPIQSRFLQSRNLNCIALCEVITSKDLQKHGNIWVCPVSDHVCTRFFFVYEDGQVGDANINTQEPKVQKEIMRVIGTQIYSS from the exons ATG GACATCAAAGGACAGTGTTGGACGGACGAGGAGTCGGATGGGGAGAACGAACCTGAACAGTTCCTTTATGGAATTCAG GGGAGCTGTGCTGCTGACCTGTACCGCCACCCTCAGCTAGATGCAGACATAGAGGCGGTGAAAGACATCTACACTGACAGTGCTATCTCTGTCAG GGAGTACGGAACCATCGATGATGTGGACATCGATCTTCATATTAACATCGGCTTCTTAGAC GAGGAGGTTGCGACAGCTTGGAAAGTTATCCGAACGGAGCCCATTATCCTGAGATTGCgcttttctctttctcagtACCTCGACGGACCTG agcCGTCAGTAGAAGTTTTCCAGCCTTCAAATAAAGAGGGATTCAGTCTAGGCCTGCAACTCAAAAA GATCCTGAGCACATTCACCTCTCAGCAGTGGAAGCACCTCAGTAATGAGTTCCTCAAGGCCCAGCAGGAAAAGAGGCATAGCTGGTTCAAAGCTGGAGGAACCATCAAGAAGTTCCGCGCTGGGCTCAGCATCTTTTCCCCCATTCCCAA GTCTCCAAGTTTCCCTCTGATCCAAGACACAGTTCTAAAAGGGAAGCTGAGCGTTCCTGAGCTGAGAGTGACCCGCCTGATGAACCGCTCCATCTCCTGTACAATGAAGAACCCCAAAGGAGAGCTCTTCAGCTATCCACCGAATAGCCAG GCGGGCGGCCACTGCAAGAACATCCCCACACTGGAGTATGGCTTCTTAGTGCAG ATAATGAAGTACTCAGAGCAGAGGATCCCCACGCTTAATGAGTACTGCGTGGTCTGTGACGAACAGCACGTCTTTCAGAACGGATCCATGCTGAAG CCCGCTGTGTGCACCAgggagctgtgtgtgttttccttctACACTCTGGGTGTGATGTCCGGAGCTGCGGAGGAAGTGGCCACAGGAGCGGAG GTGGTGGACCTACTTGTGGCGATGTGTCGAGCTGCACTCGAGTCTCCCCGTAAGAGCATCATCTTTGAGCCATACCCATCAGTCGTTGATCCAAATGATCCCAAGACTCTCGCATTCAACCCAAAG AAGAAGAATTATGAAAGACTGCAGAAAGCATTGGATAGCGTCATGTCCATCCGTGAAATGACACAG ggcTCCTATCTTGAGATCAAGAAACAGATGGACAAACTGGACCCTTTGGCCCATCCGTTGCTACAATG gatCATTTCCAGTAACAGGTCTCATATTGTCAAGCTGCCTCTCAGCAGG CAACTGAAGTTCATGCACACGTCCCACCAGTTCCTGTTGCTCAGCAGCCCCCCAGCTAAAGAGGCTCGCTTTCGCACTGCCAAGAAGCTCTACGGCAGCACTTTCGCCTTCCA tggTTCCCATATAGAGAACTGGCACTCTGTTCTGAGGAATGGACTGGTCAATGCCTCCTACACCAAACTGCAA CTGCACGGGGCAGCGTACGGAAAGGGTATCTATCTGAGCCCCATCTCCAGCATATCTTTTGGATACTCAG GAATGGGGAAAGGACAGCATCGCATGCCCACCAAAGACGAGCTAGTGCAACGTTACAACCGCATGAACACCATACCGCAG AGTCGTCCAATACAATCAAGGTTTCTTCAAAGTCGAAACTTGAACTGCATCGCCCTTTGTGAAG ttattacaTCTAAAGACCTGCAGAAACATGGTAACATTTGGGTGTGCCCAGTGTCCGATCACGTCTGCACTCGCTTCTTTTTCGT GTACGAGGATGGCCAAGTAGGAGATGCTAACATCAACACCCAGGAGCCCAAGGTGCAGAAGGAGATAATGCGAGTGATTGGGACGCAGATCTACTCCAGCTAA